The Paenibacillus sp. FSL R7-0204 genome includes a region encoding these proteins:
- a CDS encoding response regulator transcription factor — protein sequence MENQISGKAPIKVLLADDHQLFREGLKRILNMEDDIEVIGECGDGIQVLEFCNGNKPDIVLMDINMPIENGVEATQKLREMFPDVKVIILSIHDDESYVFETLRKGANGYLLKDMEAESLINAIRSVCEGHAFIHPKVTGKLINQLRRMTYLNETGAMAETAVKEAGVKFVAGDNNPLTRREAEVLRLMAEGKSNKMIGEYLFISEKTVKNHVSSILQKMEVDDRTQAVINSIKYGWVTL from the coding sequence ATGGAGAACCAAATCTCTGGCAAAGCGCCCATCAAAGTTCTTTTGGCCGATGATCATCAATTGTTTCGTGAAGGGCTCAAGCGTATTTTGAATATGGAGGATGACATCGAGGTCATTGGCGAATGCGGTGACGGCATCCAGGTGCTTGAATTCTGTAACGGCAACAAGCCGGATATCGTACTGATGGATATCAATATGCCCATTGAGAACGGCGTGGAGGCTACGCAAAAGCTCCGTGAAATGTTCCCGGATGTCAAAGTGATTATCCTCTCGATTCATGACGATGAAAGCTATGTGTTTGAGACACTGCGCAAGGGGGCGAACGGATATCTGCTGAAGGATATGGAAGCCGAGTCGCTGATTAATGCGATCCGCTCCGTGTGCGAAGGACATGCTTTTATCCATCCGAAGGTGACCGGCAAGCTGATTAATCAGCTGCGGCGCATGACGTACCTTAACGAGACTGGCGCGATGGCCGAGACGGCCGTGAAGGAAGCCGGTGTCAAATTCGTTGCAGGCGACAACAATCCGCTGACCCGCCGTGAGGCAGAGGTGCTGCGCTTGATGGCAGAGGGCAAGAGCAACAAAATGATCGGGGAGTATCTGTTTATCAGTGAGAAGACGGTCAAAAACCATGTCAGCAGTATTCTGCAAAAGATGGAAGTGGATGACCGCACGCAGGCTGTAATTAATTCTATCAAATATGGCTGGGTAACTTTATAG
- a CDS encoding stalk domain-containing protein: MGKKSTEHTRGNQWSPAKKWIAASLAGVIWIMPVVGSEGAGWLGASTAPVAQAAASFSATKLSEEVITSGAMMMKYKFTTVRSGKSATGLASVIRVDLNNPYVSLDVMTGKGGNLTTRQSTGGMAAETGAVAAVNGDYFNTGGEGAPIGGQVSGGVLVSTPSQLNGMYAFAVTKDRKPIIDEYTFEGMLTAEDGSQFPLSGINKGAYNPEGGSSTYSHANAAYIYTDAWTALERPKGSSTTPTEVLVENDIITQISMDSALPIKVPKGAYILRTHGLAAQFVKAHLVEGQKLSSTYKLRSKTTQQELDPSTLQMMIGGHTILVNNGKASSFSRSTSSIGGYRARTALGYSQDGRYVYVIAAEKNSNSAGLSLTELQSFMTNIGVWKGMNLDGGGSTTMVDRPLAETSTTLTFNTEYGKEQRTIVNGVGVYTSAPQGEVKGIKISGSSVLLIGQKATYSLKGYDTYYNPVDVAAANPAWTASGGSVTVNAGEATAVKPGTVKLKATSGTASAETEVTVLGGEDLSSLIAGTATAPLQAGATVSVPVSAVSKSGATIAVPATALKWEFIGFKGSVGDGKLKVEAVDPGVTTGYAIARYDGFSTAVVLSTAAATAWEDFENANYPFAFTTNAAGVTGTAAVVPGSAERAGSKVLSLSYDMSAGTGKMYAYAQFNGTTGKDIPAAATSMSVDVMGDMSLNWLRAEVTDASGKTAYIDLAKVIDWNGWKTLNIDLSGSGIKFPASLKRLYVVNVEEGQDERAKTGTVAFDNISFVMPSLSSEAGLPKGTAAMSIGGKAMTVNGTKRPIDVAPIVKDGSTYVPIKYVLDAFGGNAVWDAKTKKIMVLRGAKALDLTVNKKEFVLNGKRQSAEVAPMILNARTLVPLRLVTEQLGLTVKWEQNTKTVTIES, from the coding sequence ATGGGGAAAAAGAGTACAGAGCACACACGGGGAAATCAATGGTCGCCTGCTAAAAAATGGATTGCTGCATCTCTGGCGGGTGTAATCTGGATAATGCCGGTTGTCGGGAGTGAAGGTGCAGGATGGCTGGGCGCAAGCACTGCGCCGGTAGCACAAGCAGCAGCGTCCTTCTCGGCGACAAAACTGAGTGAAGAGGTTATCACTTCCGGTGCGATGATGATGAAATACAAATTTACCACGGTGCGTTCCGGTAAGAGTGCGACAGGACTGGCCAGCGTCATTCGTGTCGATCTGAATAATCCTTATGTCTCTCTGGATGTAATGACCGGCAAAGGCGGGAATCTGACGACACGGCAGAGCACCGGGGGCATGGCGGCTGAAACAGGAGCCGTCGCGGCGGTGAACGGGGATTACTTCAATACCGGCGGCGAAGGTGCGCCGATTGGCGGTCAGGTATCCGGCGGTGTGCTGGTGTCTACTCCTTCACAGCTGAACGGAATGTACGCTTTTGCAGTAACCAAGGACCGTAAACCTATCATTGATGAATATACGTTTGAGGGGATGCTGACCGCAGAGGATGGCTCCCAGTTCCCGCTGTCCGGCATCAACAAAGGGGCCTACAATCCCGAAGGCGGCAGTTCGACTTACAGTCACGCTAACGCTGCTTATATCTACACAGATGCATGGACAGCGCTGGAGCGCCCTAAGGGCAGCTCTACTACACCGACGGAGGTGCTGGTAGAGAATGATATCATCACTCAGATCTCAATGGATTCGGCCCTGCCGATCAAGGTGCCCAAGGGAGCCTATATTCTCCGTACACACGGGCTGGCTGCCCAGTTCGTTAAGGCCCATTTAGTTGAAGGGCAGAAGCTAAGCAGCACATACAAGCTCCGTTCCAAAACCACCCAGCAGGAGCTCGATCCTTCTACGCTGCAGATGATGATCGGGGGGCATACGATTCTGGTCAATAACGGCAAGGCGTCGTCGTTCTCCCGTTCTACAAGCAGCATTGGCGGGTACCGGGCGCGTACAGCGCTGGGCTATTCCCAGGATGGCAGATACGTATATGTCATTGCAGCCGAGAAGAACAGCAATAGTGCGGGTCTCTCGTTGACAGAGCTGCAATCCTTCATGACGAATATCGGGGTGTGGAAAGGGATGAATCTGGACGGAGGGGGCTCTACAACGATGGTAGACCGCCCGCTGGCTGAAACCTCGACTACACTTACCTTCAATACCGAATACGGCAAGGAGCAGCGCACAATCGTTAACGGCGTGGGGGTATATACTTCTGCTCCGCAAGGTGAAGTGAAAGGAATCAAGATCAGCGGCAGTTCGGTACTGTTAATCGGACAAAAGGCCACATACTCCCTGAAGGGATATGATACGTACTACAATCCGGTAGATGTGGCAGCGGCTAATCCGGCCTGGACAGCAAGCGGCGGCAGTGTGACTGTGAATGCGGGCGAAGCAACGGCAGTTAAGCCGGGAACCGTGAAGCTGAAAGCGACCAGCGGAACAGCGAGTGCGGAGACCGAGGTCACCGTTCTGGGCGGAGAAGACTTGTCCAGCCTGATTGCAGGTACAGCAACTGCTCCGCTGCAAGCAGGGGCCACTGTATCAGTTCCGGTTAGCGCAGTGTCGAAGAGCGGGGCAACGATTGCTGTTCCGGCAACCGCACTGAAATGGGAGTTTATCGGCTTCAAGGGAAGTGTGGGTGACGGCAAGCTTAAGGTGGAGGCGGTTGATCCTGGCGTAACTACCGGGTATGCGATTGCCCGCTATGACGGCTTCAGTACGGCGGTTGTCTTGTCTACTGCGGCTGCTACGGCGTGGGAGGATTTCGAGAATGCCAATTATCCGTTCGCGTTCACTACCAATGCGGCAGGGGTTACCGGAACAGCAGCAGTAGTACCGGGCAGCGCAGAACGTGCAGGGTCGAAGGTGTTATCGCTTAGCTACGATATGAGTGCAGGCACCGGTAAAATGTACGCATACGCCCAGTTCAACGGTACAACGGGCAAGGATATTCCGGCGGCGGCGACCTCAATGTCAGTCGATGTGATGGGAGACATGAGTCTGAACTGGCTGCGTGCCGAGGTGACGGATGCCAGTGGAAAGACGGCCTATATTGATCTGGCGAAGGTCATCGACTGGAACGGCTGGAAGACGCTTAATATCGATTTGTCCGGCTCAGGGATTAAATTCCCAGCTTCCCTTAAGAGACTTTACGTGGTAAATGTAGAAGAAGGCCAGGATGAACGGGCCAAGACGGGGACAGTGGCCTTTGATAATATTTCCTTCGTGATGCCATCGCTTTCCAGTGAGGCGGGACTGCCCAAAGGGACAGCGGCGATGAGCATTGGCGGCAAGGCGATGACGGTTAACGGCACCAAGCGGCCGATTGATGTCGCACCGATTGTGAAGGACGGCAGTACGTATGTGCCGATAAAATATGTACTGGACGCGTTCGGCGGCAATGCGGTCTGGGATGCGAAGACCAAGAAGATTATGGTCCTTCGGGGCGCCAAGGCGCTGGATCTGACCGTGAACAAGAAGGAATTCGTACTGAACGGGAAGCGGCAGAGTGCTGAAGTAGCACCTATGATCCTGAATGCCAGGACTTTAGTACCGCTCAGACTCGTGACAGAACAGCTCGGACTCACTGTAAAATGGGAACAGAACACTAAGACCGTAACTATCGAATCGTGA
- a CDS encoding sensor histidine kinase, giving the protein MEFQADAIDRVIKNTIDVMESSKYQIFEILQVARDELAALNKELQRVMEETDETLQKVDKLEQQYHRSRIRLTEVSRDFVRYTEKDIRIAYEKATELQLELMMTREREAYLRSRRDELQMRVRSVENSVERAESIGSQMSVVLEYLSGELGQVTRIVESAKNRQMIGLKIILAQEEERKRIAREIHDGPAQMLANLVLRTEIVERMLVKQEFGLVQAEVIDLKGQVRYSLEEMRKVIFNLRPMALDDLGLIPTLRKYVHDYEEKTKIRTSFETRGKEHRLSSAMEAAVYRLVQEGLSNAAKHAYPSYVLVEITYQAQLIKIVVKDNGLGFNVKKISEQANRESFGLVGMRERVELLEGRMEIQSAENQGTTIVIHIPTNVEKGKE; this is encoded by the coding sequence GTGGAATTTCAAGCCGATGCAATAGATCGGGTGATTAAGAACACCATCGACGTGATGGAGAGCAGCAAGTATCAGATATTCGAAATATTGCAGGTGGCACGGGATGAGCTTGCTGCACTCAACAAAGAACTGCAGCGGGTCATGGAAGAAACGGATGAAACATTGCAAAAGGTAGACAAGCTGGAGCAGCAGTACCACCGCTCCCGGATCCGGCTGACAGAGGTCAGCCGGGATTTTGTCCGCTACACGGAGAAGGATATCCGGATTGCCTATGAGAAGGCGACGGAGCTGCAGCTGGAGCTGATGATGACCAGGGAGAGGGAAGCTTATCTGCGGAGCAGACGCGATGAACTGCAAATGCGGGTTCGCAGTGTCGAAAATTCTGTAGAACGTGCCGAATCGATTGGTTCGCAAATGAGCGTTGTCCTGGAATATCTGTCCGGAGAACTAGGTCAAGTGACGCGAATTGTCGAATCTGCGAAGAACCGCCAGATGATTGGACTCAAAATAATCCTGGCTCAGGAAGAGGAACGGAAAAGAATTGCCCGGGAAATTCATGACGGTCCTGCTCAAATGCTGGCGAATCTAGTCCTAAGGACGGAAATTGTAGAAAGAATGCTGGTAAAGCAGGAATTTGGGCTGGTACAAGCCGAAGTAATAGACTTAAAGGGGCAGGTAAGATACAGCCTGGAAGAAATGCGCAAGGTGATTTTCAACCTGCGTCCGATGGCGCTTGATGATTTGGGGCTGATTCCGACTCTGCGGAAGTATGTGCATGATTATGAGGAGAAGACGAAGATCCGTACCTCTTTTGAAACCAGGGGGAAGGAGCACCGTTTGTCCTCAGCGATGGAAGCGGCGGTATACCGGCTGGTGCAGGAGGGTCTGTCCAATGCGGCGAAGCATGCTTATCCGAGCTACGTACTGGTGGAGATTACTTATCAGGCTCAATTGATCAAGATTGTCGTGAAAGACAATGGCTTAGGCTTCAATGTGAAAAAAATCAGTGAACAAGCCAACCGGGAAAGCTTCGGTCTGGTGGGTATGCGCGAACGCGTGGAATTGCTGGAGGGAAGAATGGAAATACAGTCAGCCGAGAACCAGGGCACAACAATCGTAATTCACATTCCGACGAATGTGGAAAAGGGAAAGGAGTAA